CAATGCCAAAAGTGCCGCAATGGCCCAAATGGCTTTATCTCCTTTTATATTTTGTAATATGTTCAACACCTTATAGGTTTTTTACACAGTTCTTAAATTGATCTCCGCGATCTTCATAATTCTTAAACAAATCGAAACTTGCACATGCTGGTGATAACAAAACAGTATCTCCACGTTCTGCAATTTTATACGCAACTTTTACAGCTTCTTCCATTGCAAATGTTTCTACCAAAAGATCTACTGCATTACCAAATACATGCTTAATCTTTTCATTATCCTCACCTAAGCAAATTATTGCTTTAACTTTTTCACGAACTAAAGGCATTAGCTCCATATATTCATTGCCTTTATCTACTCCACCTACAATCCAAACTGTTGGCGATTTCATACTATCTAAAGCGTAATAAGCCGCGTTTACGTTTGTTGCTTTAGAATCATTGATATATTCCACATGATGAATTTTCAACACCTTCTCCAAACGGTGGGGAGCCCCTTGAAAATTAGAAACACAAGCTCTTATCGTTTCCTTACGGATACCAACTAATTTTGCAATTGTTGCGGCTGCCATTGTGTTCTTTACATTGTGCTGACCTTCTAAGGCCAAAGTGTCTTTAATCATGCTAATAGTGTCAGTTGTTGTTTTTATTATTATCTCGTTTTGCTCTATAAATGCGCCTTCTTCAAATACTTTATTTAATGAAAAGGGCATTAATTTTGATTTAACCGGGTGATTTTTAAGCCATTCTACCAAAACGGTATCATCTGCATCATAAATCAAATAATCGTTTTCGTCTTGGTTCTCCGCTATTCTAAATTTAGAAGCGATGTAGTTTTCAAACTCATATTCGTACCGATCTAAATGATCTGGCGTAATATTCGTAATCACAGCAATACTGGGTTTAAAATCCACAATACCGTCTAATTGAAAACTGCTTATTTCAAGTACGTAATACTCAAAATCATTCTCCGCAACCATTTTTGCATAACTATCACCAATGTTTCCTGCCATACCCACTTTTAATTCGGCACTGGCCAAAATATGGTTGGTTAGCATTGTCGTAGTGGTTTTTCCATTGCTTCCCGTAATACCAATAATTTTTGCATCAGTGTATTTCGATGCAAATTCTATCTCTGATATTACCGGAACGCCTTTCTCAACCAACTGCTTTACCAAGGGCACTTTATCCGGTATACCCGGACTTTTCATTACCAAATCGGCTTTTAGTATGCGGTCTTCAGAATGCTGTTCTTCTTCCCAATCAATTCCAAAATGTTCAAGAACGTTTTTATACTTCTCTTTAATTTTTCCTTTATCGGATACAAAAACCTCGTATCCCTTTTTTAATCCTAAAATGGCCGTTCCTACCCCACTTTCTCCACCGCCTAGTACTACCAACAATGCCATTTTATCTAATTTTTAGAGTAACTATAGATACAATGGCCAATAGTATTCCTACAATCCAAAAACGGGTTACAATCTTGCTTTCGTGATATCCCATTTTCTGATAGTGGTGGTGTAATGGTGACATTAAAAATATACGTCTGCCCTCACCAAATTTTTTCTTAGTGTATTTGAAATATCCAACCTGCATCATCACCGAGAGTGACTCCGCAAAGAAGATTCCGCATAACACGGGAATCAATAATTCTTTACGAACAATAATTGCTATTACGGCAATAACACCCCCAATTGTTAAACTACCCGTATCTCCCATAAATACTTGCGCTGGGAACGCATTGTACCATAAAAATCCAATCAAAGCCCCAACAAATGCAGTTATAAATATCAATAATTCTCCTACTCTTGGTATGTACATAATATCCAAGTAATCAGAGAATATGATGTTACCAGACACCAGTGCAAATATGCCCAGTGTAAATACTATAATTGCTGATGTGCCTGCTGCAAGACCGTCAATACCATCCGTTAAATTTGCTCCGTTAGATACTGCCGTTACAATTAAAATGATAATAGGTATAAACAACAACCAGGCATATTCTTTTGCCCCATCACCAGCCCATGATAATAGACGCCCATAATCAAACTCATTATTCTTAAAAAAAGGAACCGTAGTCATGGTCGATTTAATTTCCGGTCCTTTTACCTGCTCTACCACAAAATCTTTAGTAATAATTGATTTATCGTGATCACGCATGGTTACTTCTGGATGAAAATAAAGTACTGCCCCTACGATTAAACCTAAGGTTACTTGACCCAACACCTTAAAACGTCCTTTAAGTCCCTCTTTGTTCTTTTTAAATACTTTTATATAATCATCTAAAAACCCTATTGCGCCCATCCACAGCATGGTAAAAATCAATAGCATGATGTAAATATTATCTAACCGTGCAAAAAGAATAACAGGTATTAAGGTTGCCATTATAATTATAACCCCACCCATTGTTGGTGTACCTGCCTTTTGCTTTTGACCATCTAAACCTAAATCGCGAATAGTTTCACCTACTTGTTGCTTTTGAAGAAATAGAATTACACGCTTACCATATACCGTTGCAATCATCAGCGAAAACAGAATAGCCATTGCCGCACGGAATGTGCTGAACTGAAACAGCGAAGCTCCAGGCAACTGGTATTGTTTTTCTAAATATTCAAACAGGTAGGTTAACATATAATTATGGTCTTGTTTCTAAGCTTTAGTTATTTATCTAGGCTATTTAATAGCTCTTTTACTATTTTAAAATCATCAAAATCTATACGAACTCCGTTGGTTTCTTGGTAGGTCTCATGACCTTTACCTGCTACCAAAATAATATCGTTATCATTCGCTAATTGGCATGCTGTTTTAATGGCTTGCTCTCTATTTTCAATGGATAAAATCTTTTTAACATGCTGTGGCTCTACTCCGGCTTCCATTTCCGCAATAATCTCAGAAGGGGATTCTGTTCTAGGATTATCAGATGTAAAGATGATTTTATTACTCATTTCCGAAGCGATATTGCCCATTACCGGACGCTTTGATCTGTCTCTATCGCCACCACACCCCACAACGGTGATGACGTTTTCATTTCCAGTTCTCAACGTGCTGATTGTCTCAAGCACATTTTTTAGGGCGTCCGGCGTATGGGCATAATCAACTATAGCCGTAATCTTATTTTTTGATATGTAATATTGAAACCTTCCATCTACATTATCCAACTCGCTCAACAAGCGAAGGGTTTCTATTTTCTCTAATCCCAACAATTCTGCCGAAGCATAAATTG
The genomic region above belongs to Maribacter hydrothermalis and contains:
- the murD gene encoding UDP-N-acetylmuramoyl-L-alanine--D-glutamate ligase, which translates into the protein MALLVVLGGGESGVGTAILGLKKGYEVFVSDKGKIKEKYKNVLEHFGIDWEEEQHSEDRILKADLVMKSPGIPDKVPLVKQLVEKGVPVISEIEFASKYTDAKIIGITGSNGKTTTTMLTNHILASAELKVGMAGNIGDSYAKMVAENDFEYYVLEISSFQLDGIVDFKPSIAVITNITPDHLDRYEYEFENYIASKFRIAENQDENDYLIYDADDTVLVEWLKNHPVKSKLMPFSLNKVFEEGAFIEQNEIIIKTTTDTISMIKDTLALEGQHNVKNTMAAATIAKLVGIRKETIRACVSNFQGAPHRLEKVLKIHHVEYINDSKATNVNAAYYALDSMKSPTVWIVGGVDKGNEYMELMPLVREKVKAIICLGEDNEKIKHVFGNAVDLLVETFAMEEAVKVAYKIAERGDTVLLSPACASFDLFKNYEDRGDQFKNCVKNL
- the mraY gene encoding phospho-N-acetylmuramoyl-pentapeptide-transferase, with translation MLTYLFEYLEKQYQLPGASLFQFSTFRAAMAILFSLMIATVYGKRVILFLQKQQVGETIRDLGLDGQKQKAGTPTMGGVIIIMATLIPVILFARLDNIYIMLLIFTMLWMGAIGFLDDYIKVFKKNKEGLKGRFKVLGQVTLGLIVGAVLYFHPEVTMRDHDKSIITKDFVVEQVKGPEIKSTMTTVPFFKNNEFDYGRLLSWAGDGAKEYAWLLFIPIIILIVTAVSNGANLTDGIDGLAAGTSAIIVFTLGIFALVSGNIIFSDYLDIMYIPRVGELLIFITAFVGALIGFLWYNAFPAQVFMGDTGSLTIGGVIAVIAIIVRKELLIPVLCGIFFAESLSVMMQVGYFKYTKKKFGEGRRIFLMSPLHHHYQKMGYHESKIVTRFWIVGILLAIVSIVTLKIR